A genomic segment from Pollutimonas thiosulfatoxidans encodes:
- a CDS encoding RelA/SpoT family protein has product MPTKDSPQSDTAQFDAAWFARAGKDLDATGQDILRRAAVWVQPALSGLVASTGEPLDAHCAAVACTLAELGTDAETRASALLAVLPTDASAPGAAQTERLRKEFGQDVLTLVQGTRALLRLGKLAGQATETTTGGTDQKEMQRKMLLAMAADLRIVVMRLASRLQSLRWYAGSKISCPPDFARETMQLYTPLANRLGIWQLKWEMEDLAFRFLHPDTYKAIARQLEEKRVEREAFIRSTVDTLQTALADAGISAEVTGRPKHIYSIWNKMRIKDIDFSELYDLRALRVIVKDERACYAVLALAHSLWTPLPEEFDDYISRPKPNGYRSLHTVVTDEQGRTFELQVRTDEMHQFAEYGMAAHWRYKEAGARGGQVAAASGYDQKIAWMRQLLAWERDGTSGASGKAEPAPAGIPESGPAVGPRDTASERIYVMTPQARVIELPAGATPVDFAYYLHTDLGHRCRGARVDGQMVPLLTRLTTGQTVEIIAAKSGGPSRDWLNPQLGYLASPRSRAKVRAWFNAIELQQRISQGQALVEKELQRLGKTAVNLEWLAQQLNFAKAEDLYVAVAKEEFSLRQIDYVLAGAKPKATEPEQVGAEIEGRVYASGVSNVGRTGKSGVLVVGVDALLTQLARCCRPAPPDVISGFVTRGRGVSIHRSDCPSYAALARRHPERLIPVDWGDTGEALYPVDISIHAQQSPTLLRDLSEIFAKQRLNVVSINTHSRRSLAHLVVTIEVKSGDQIARALAALNELAGVSASRH; this is encoded by the coding sequence ATGCCCACCAAAGACTCACCGCAATCCGACACGGCCCAATTTGATGCCGCCTGGTTCGCCCGGGCCGGCAAAGACCTGGACGCAACGGGGCAGGACATCCTGCGCCGCGCTGCCGTATGGGTGCAGCCGGCACTGAGCGGACTGGTCGCCTCGACAGGTGAACCGCTGGATGCGCATTGCGCAGCTGTCGCTTGCACACTTGCAGAGTTGGGTACCGACGCTGAAACCCGGGCCAGCGCGCTGCTGGCCGTATTGCCCACGGATGCCTCGGCGCCCGGGGCAGCGCAAACAGAGCGCCTGCGCAAGGAGTTCGGGCAGGACGTTCTTACCTTGGTGCAGGGCACGCGTGCGCTATTGCGGCTGGGCAAGCTTGCCGGTCAGGCCACGGAGACGACGACGGGCGGTACGGACCAGAAGGAAATGCAGCGCAAGATGCTGCTGGCCATGGCCGCCGATTTGCGCATCGTGGTGATGCGGCTGGCGTCGCGTCTGCAATCCTTGCGCTGGTATGCCGGTTCCAAAATTTCCTGCCCCCCGGATTTTGCCCGCGAAACCATGCAGCTTTATACGCCCTTGGCCAACCGTCTGGGCATCTGGCAACTGAAATGGGAAATGGAAGACCTGGCCTTTCGCTTCCTGCATCCGGATACCTACAAGGCAATTGCGCGGCAGTTGGAGGAAAAGCGCGTGGAGCGCGAAGCCTTTATCCGCTCGACGGTCGATACCTTGCAGACTGCCCTGGCGGATGCCGGCATCAGCGCCGAGGTGACGGGGCGACCCAAGCACATATACAGCATCTGGAACAAGATGCGGATCAAGGATATTGATTTCAGCGAGCTCTACGATTTGCGCGCCTTGCGCGTAATTGTGAAGGACGAACGGGCCTGCTATGCGGTATTGGCCCTGGCACATTCCTTATGGACCCCGCTGCCCGAAGAGTTCGACGACTATATTTCGCGGCCCAAGCCCAATGGCTATCGCTCCTTGCATACCGTGGTTACGGACGAGCAGGGCCGCACATTCGAGTTGCAGGTCCGCACGGACGAGATGCATCAGTTTGCCGAATACGGTATGGCGGCGCACTGGCGCTATAAAGAGGCCGGGGCCCGGGGTGGTCAGGTGGCCGCCGCCAGCGGCTACGATCAGAAGATCGCCTGGATGCGGCAGTTGCTGGCCTGGGAGCGCGACGGCACGTCGGGCGCCTCCGGCAAGGCCGAGCCCGCGCCAGCCGGCATACCAGAAAGTGGACCGGCGGTTGGCCCCCGAGATACCGCCAGCGAGCGTATTTATGTCATGACGCCTCAGGCGCGTGTCATCGAGTTGCCAGCGGGCGCTACCCCTGTGGATTTCGCCTATTACCTGCACACTGACCTGGGGCACCGCTGCCGGGGGGCGCGGGTGGACGGGCAGATGGTCCCCTTGCTTACCCGCCTGACTACGGGCCAGACGGTGGAGATCATTGCCGCCAAGTCGGGGGGGCCCTCGCGCGACTGGTTGAACCCTCAGCTGGGCTATTTGGCCAGCCCGCGTTCACGCGCGAAGGTAAGGGCATGGTTCAACGCTATTGAGCTGCAGCAACGTATATCGCAGGGCCAGGCTCTGGTCGAGAAAGAGCTGCAGCGCCTGGGCAAGACGGCCGTCAACCTGGAGTGGCTGGCGCAGCAACTGAACTTTGCCAAGGCCGAAGACCTGTACGTTGCCGTTGCCAAGGAAGAGTTCAGCCTGCGCCAGATCGATTACGTGTTGGCCGGCGCCAAGCCCAAGGCCACTGAGCCGGAGCAGGTCGGGGCCGAAATCGAGGGTCGTGTCTATGCCAGTGGTGTCAGTAACGTCGGGCGTACCGGCAAGAGCGGCGTGCTGGTGGTGGGCGTTGATGCACTGCTGACGCAGTTGGCCCGTTGCTGCAGGCCGGCGCCGCCCGACGTGATTTCCGGCTTCGTTACCCGAGGCCGAGGTGTGTCGATACATCGCAGCGACTGCCCCTCGTATGCCGCCCTGGCGCGGCGCCATCCCGAGCGGCTTATTCCCGTGGACTGGGGTGATACCGGCGAAGCGCTCTACCCGGTTGATATCAGTATTCATGCCCAGCAAAGTCCGACGCTCTTGCGCGACTTGTCGGAGATCTTCGCCAAGCAGCGGCTGAATGTCGTTTCCATCAATACCCATAGTCGGCGCTCGTTGGCGCATCTGGTCGTGACCATCGAAGTCAAGAGTGGGGACCAGATCGCGCGAGCGCTGGCAGCCCTGAACGAGCTGGCGGGCGTCAGCGCCAGCCGCCATTGA
- a CDS encoding flavodoxin family protein yields MTSTQKTILIVWHSRTGAARQLAQAAEDGARRIAAELHTLEALRLIVKKADAVAPEDLLAADGYLFCAPENLAALSGAMKEFFDSNYYAVLDQLNGRPYGLLISAGSDGTAAARQAERICTGWRLVPIAPTLIANVAAQTTEAILAPKQISNEHRKAADTMGSTLAALLL; encoded by the coding sequence ATGACTTCCACGCAAAAAACAATACTGATCGTATGGCACTCGCGCACTGGCGCCGCGCGGCAACTGGCGCAAGCAGCCGAGGACGGCGCCCGCCGCATTGCAGCCGAGCTCCATACCCTCGAAGCGCTGCGTCTCATCGTCAAGAAAGCGGATGCGGTCGCGCCGGAGGATCTATTGGCGGCGGATGGCTATTTGTTTTGTGCGCCGGAAAACCTCGCAGCCTTGAGCGGCGCGATGAAAGAGTTCTTCGATAGCAACTATTACGCCGTGCTCGACCAGCTTAATGGACGGCCCTACGGCTTGTTGATCAGCGCAGGATCCGATGGCACCGCGGCTGCACGGCAGGCGGAGCGCATCTGTACAGGCTGGCGCCTCGTGCCCATTGCGCCCACGCTGATCGCCAACGTTGCCGCCCAAACGACCGAAGCGATCCTGGCGCCGAAGCAGATTTCCAACGAGCATCGCAAGGCAGCCGACACCATGGGCAGCACCTTGGCCGCGCTGCTGCTGTAG
- a CDS encoding autotransporter outer membrane beta-barrel domain-containing protein — MLYMRGLTRHRLPYGSYRIPAPLTVVPQPPGLLGVSAYGLPAFAQTSPSCGATSGAYVKADPDPCSLDDGSDFDSVIVQEGAVQVAPSTSVGSGSFTVSDVGAVGAGMVSVDGNGAILDIRNELVIGSHQDGVLSIDAGALLRSGSAVVGKGAVSAAVAAINGAESRWLNRGTLEVGQYGVGTVNIMEGQLFTGSLSIGATGTVIVGKGGGLDSTRGIHVGADGQLNIGGLLGASLPAGTVSAPYIQLDGDAQLWFNHTDIQYVFGVPIQGDGVVTLTSGTTIFTADSHFAGTTIVASGATLQLGNGGNAGWISGEVASDGTVVFDRSDDITLTNPNFISTTVIKNGRGAVRIPESSLVIMLDTQINEGRMIVNGELLGDATVNSGGTLSGIGTVTSARINAGGTLAPGDPIGTINICCTIDFEPGAFLDIDVDTRSGLADQVTVVGPANLNGTVRLLLHGNGNLYMGHHVILLSEDDVISGQFQALDSPYIFLNTSLDYTSQEVFLNIARNARPFSAVARTPNQRSVAGALASLPDSSPLYQSMLRLTDEQLAPQLLNSLSGEVHASSQSALFASSQYASTLPLRHLRSNLNAGWMPGGLLASAGPHMPAGAMPQHASLPLWADVVANRQTRHGNDNVGSTVQTTSGVFVGGDVPVGANWRLGGAVGYTHSRSHVDDRGNASATSDAASVALYAGRNFKSAAGTLQTLLGAAYTTAQVSTTRHASVHGDTQRLRADYRASAMQTFGELGFAMPAGSGTLAPFAGLSATWLRTPAFSESGGTAALHSSGSRSSIVSTTLGLRGALPLRLNQTEAQLHGSVAWRHSTGDLTPTTSLAFSQGDSFAVRGIPVARNAALVSAGLSMRLSRHAALNLAYEGDLASGAAEHGGRVSLSWRF; from the coding sequence ATGCTATATATGCGTGGCCTGACACGACACCGTCTGCCCTATGGTTCCTACCGTATCCCAGCGCCACTTACCGTTGTGCCTCAGCCTCCTGGTCTGCTCGGGGTGTCTGCGTATGGGCTACCGGCATTTGCTCAAACGTCTCCTTCTTGTGGGGCGACCTCTGGTGCGTATGTCAAGGCAGATCCCGACCCTTGCTCTCTGGACGACGGCAGCGACTTCGACAGCGTCATTGTTCAGGAAGGCGCGGTACAAGTGGCGCCGAGCACATCCGTCGGCAGTGGATCTTTCACCGTATCTGATGTCGGCGCTGTAGGCGCGGGAATGGTCTCGGTCGACGGCAATGGCGCAATCCTGGACATCAGAAATGAACTCGTAATCGGCTCCCACCAGGACGGCGTTCTCAGCATCGATGCTGGTGCTCTGCTCCGCAGCGGCTCTGCAGTAGTCGGCAAAGGTGCTGTCAGTGCCGCAGTGGCCGCAATCAACGGGGCTGAGTCGCGCTGGCTTAACCGCGGCACCCTGGAAGTTGGACAGTATGGCGTAGGTACGGTCAACATTATGGAAGGGCAGCTCTTCACTGGATCGCTGTCTATCGGTGCGACCGGAACGGTCATTGTGGGTAAGGGCGGCGGGCTCGACTCCACCCGGGGAATTCACGTTGGCGCAGATGGCCAACTTAATATCGGAGGCCTCCTGGGGGCCTCACTACCGGCGGGCACTGTTAGCGCTCCTTATATCCAACTCGATGGAGACGCCCAGCTTTGGTTCAACCATACCGACATCCAGTACGTGTTCGGTGTCCCGATACAAGGTGACGGCGTTGTTACCTTGACTAGCGGCACAACCATTTTCACCGCTGACAGCCATTTCGCAGGCACCACGATTGTGGCGTCCGGAGCGACGCTGCAGCTTGGAAACGGCGGGAATGCCGGATGGATTTCAGGAGAAGTCGCAAGTGACGGTACGGTAGTATTTGATCGGTCGGATGACATCACGTTAACGAATCCTAACTTTATTAGCACAACCGTTATCAAAAATGGTCGAGGGGCCGTCAGGATTCCGGAATCGTCGCTGGTGATCATGCTTGATACACAAATCAACGAAGGCCGCATGATCGTCAACGGTGAGCTCCTTGGAGACGCCACAGTCAACAGCGGCGGCACACTTTCTGGAATAGGCACTGTAACCTCCGCGCGTATCAATGCGGGCGGGACCCTTGCTCCAGGCGACCCGATAGGTACGATCAATATTTGCTGCACCATCGACTTCGAGCCGGGGGCTTTCCTGGATATCGATGTTGATACAAGGTCCGGGCTTGCCGATCAGGTTACAGTCGTCGGTCCAGCGAATCTGAACGGTACGGTTAGACTTCTTCTACATGGCAACGGCAACCTTTACATGGGCCATCATGTAATCCTCCTCTCTGAGGATGACGTCATCAGCGGGCAATTCCAGGCTTTGGATTCACCCTATATCTTCCTGAACACGAGCCTGGACTACACCAGCCAAGAAGTCTTCCTGAACATTGCCCGCAATGCCCGCCCGTTTTCCGCCGTAGCCCGCACGCCCAACCAGCGCAGTGTCGCCGGCGCGCTGGCCAGCTTGCCGGACAGCAGCCCCCTTTACCAATCCATGCTACGGCTAACCGACGAACAACTAGCACCCCAGCTCTTGAACTCACTATCCGGCGAAGTGCATGCCAGCAGCCAGTCTGCTCTATTCGCGTCGTCCCAGTACGCCAGCACCCTGCCGCTGCGTCACTTGCGCAGCAACCTGAACGCCGGCTGGATGCCGGGCGGGCTTTTGGCATCGGCTGGACCGCACATGCCGGCAGGCGCCATGCCGCAACACGCTTCCTTGCCCTTATGGGCCGACGTAGTCGCCAACCGTCAAACGCGCCATGGCAACGACAACGTCGGTTCAACAGTGCAAACTACAAGCGGCGTCTTTGTCGGAGGCGATGTGCCAGTGGGCGCCAACTGGCGGCTCGGTGGTGCCGTAGGCTACACCCATAGCCGCAGCCACGTCGACGACCGTGGCAATGCCAGCGCCACCAGCGACGCCGCCAGCGTGGCGCTATATGCAGGCCGCAACTTCAAATCCGCTGCGGGAACGCTGCAAACCCTACTGGGCGCAGCCTATACCACTGCCCAGGTCAGCACCACCCGCCATGCAAGCGTCCACGGCGATACACAGCGTCTTAGGGCTGACTATCGGGCAAGCGCCATGCAGACGTTCGGAGAACTCGGCTTCGCGATGCCCGCGGGCAGCGGCACCCTGGCGCCCTTTGCCGGACTATCCGCCACCTGGCTGCGCACACCGGCATTCAGTGAAAGTGGCGGCACGGCTGCCTTGCACAGTTCCGGCTCGCGCAGCAGCATCGTCAGCACCACCCTGGGCCTGCGCGGCGCCCTGCCCTTGCGCCTCAACCAGACAGAAGCCCAACTGCACGGCAGCGTGGCCTGGAGGCATTCGACGGGCGACCTCACGCCGACGACAAGCCTCGCCTTCAGTCAGGGGGATTCGTTTGCGGTACGAGGAATTCCCGTCGCCCGCAACGCGGCGCTGGTCAGCGCAGGGCTAAGTATGCGTCTCAGCCGCCACGCTGCACTGAACCTGGCCTACGAGGGCGACCTGGCAAGCGGCGCCGCCGAACACGGCGGCCGCGTGAGCCTTAGCTGGCGGTTCTAA
- the pncB gene encoding nicotinate phosphoribosyltransferase: MIITSLLDTDLYKFTMMQVVLHHFPAAQVEYRYKCRTPNINLARFLDEIRAEIHELCQLRFSESELQYLRGLRFMKSDFVDFLGLFHMPEKCIKVTESAVPGEIDITVRGPWLHTILFEIPVLAIVNEVYFRNVCTEPGWEEGRKRLQKKMRLVVDDPALADFRVAEYGTRRRFSKIWHEEVVVTMKAQMGAHFAGTSNVKLAMKHNVTPLGTMGHEYLQACQALGPRLRDSQVYALEVWAKEYRGDLGIALSDVYGMDAFLRDFDMYFCKLFDGARHDSGDPFVWGERLLAHYAANRADPRTKTLVFSDALTFPRAIELAKRFAGRCKVSFGIGTNLTNDLGHEPLQIVMKMVRCNGQPVAKVSDAPEKTMCDDPAYLAYLRQVFELPPA; encoded by the coding sequence ATGATAATCACCTCGTTACTCGATACCGATCTGTACAAGTTCACCATGATGCAAGTCGTACTGCATCATTTCCCTGCCGCGCAGGTCGAATACCGATACAAGTGCCGTACGCCTAATATCAATCTGGCGCGCTTCCTGGACGAAATACGCGCCGAAATCCACGAACTGTGCCAGCTTCGTTTCTCCGAATCCGAACTTCAGTATTTGCGCGGACTGCGCTTCATGAAGAGCGATTTCGTCGACTTTCTTGGGCTGTTTCATATGCCCGAGAAGTGCATCAAAGTTACTGAGTCTGCCGTGCCAGGCGAAATCGACATCACCGTGCGCGGGCCGTGGCTGCACACCATTCTGTTCGAGATCCCCGTCCTTGCCATCGTTAACGAAGTCTATTTCCGTAATGTCTGCACCGAGCCGGGCTGGGAAGAAGGGCGCAAGCGCCTGCAAAAGAAGATGCGATTGGTCGTTGACGACCCCGCGCTGGCCGATTTTCGGGTGGCTGAGTATGGTACGCGGCGCCGCTTCTCCAAGATATGGCACGAAGAAGTGGTCGTAACCATGAAGGCGCAAATGGGCGCTCATTTTGCCGGCACCAGCAACGTCAAGCTGGCGATGAAGCACAACGTGACGCCCTTGGGCACCATGGGCCATGAGTATCTGCAAGCTTGCCAGGCACTGGGGCCGCGCTTGCGGGATTCCCAAGTCTATGCCCTGGAAGTTTGGGCCAAAGAGTACCGCGGTGACCTGGGCATAGCCTTGTCTGATGTCTACGGCATGGATGCTTTCTTGCGTGACTTCGACATGTATTTCTGCAAGCTATTTGACGGCGCCCGACACGACTCCGGCGACCCTTTCGTCTGGGGCGAACGTCTGCTGGCGCACTATGCGGCCAATCGCGCCGATCCGCGTACCAAGACGCTGGTTTTTTCAGACGCGCTGACGTTTCCCCGGGCCATAGAGCTGGCCAAGCGCTTTGCGGGCCGATGCAAGGTGTCGTTCGGGATAGGCACCAATCTCACCAATGACCTGGGCCACGAGCCCTTGCAGATTGTCATGAAGATGGTTCGGTGCAATGGGCAACCGGTGGCCAAGGTGTCTGATGCGCCCGAGAAAACCATGTGCGACGATCCCGCTTATCTGGCCTACCTGCGCCAGGTCTTCGAGCTGCCCCCTGCCTGA
- the fdxA gene encoding ferredoxin FdxA, with amino-acid sequence MTHVVTENCIKCKFTDCVDVCPVDCFREGANFLVIDPDECIDCAVCVPECPANAIFAEEDVPQDQVQFIALNAELSPEFGMINRSKKPLPDADDWNGIPDKLPHLQR; translated from the coding sequence ATGACACACGTGGTCACCGAAAACTGTATCAAATGCAAATTCACGGATTGCGTCGATGTATGCCCCGTGGATTGCTTCCGCGAGGGAGCCAACTTCCTGGTCATCGACCCGGACGAATGCATAGACTGCGCAGTTTGCGTGCCCGAATGCCCCGCGAATGCCATCTTCGCGGAAGAGGACGTCCCCCAGGATCAGGTGCAGTTTATTGCCCTTAACGCCGAACTCTCCCCCGAGTTCGGCATGATTAATCGATCCAAGAAACCGCTGCCCGACGCGGACGACTGGAACGGCATCCCCGACAAGCTGCCGCATTTGCAGCGCTAG
- the accD gene encoding acetyl-CoA carboxylase, carboxyltransferase subunit beta produces MSWIEKILPPRINRSNDGARRVPEGVWVKCPSCESVLYKEDLKATLNVCPKCSHHMRIGARARIEALLDPEGRVEIGQHTRPMDPLKFKDSRRYPERVAEATKQTGESEAMVVMSGRILAVPVVLACFEFEFMGGSMGSVVGERFARGVQDAITNRTPFICVAASGGARMQESLLSLMQMAKTNAMLTRLSAAGLPFISILTDPTMGGVSASFAFMGDVVIAEPRALIGFAGPRVIEQTVREKLPEGFQRSEFLQEKGAIDMVIDRREMRVELAHLLALLTRQPMDVVAAAGADLPVKA; encoded by the coding sequence ATGAGCTGGATCGAAAAAATACTGCCTCCGCGCATCAACCGCAGCAATGATGGCGCACGTCGCGTTCCCGAAGGGGTGTGGGTCAAGTGCCCATCGTGCGAATCGGTGCTGTACAAAGAGGATTTGAAGGCGACGCTTAACGTTTGTCCCAAGTGCAGCCACCATATGCGCATAGGCGCACGGGCGCGCATTGAAGCCTTGCTCGACCCCGAAGGGCGTGTCGAGATCGGGCAGCATACGCGCCCCATGGATCCGCTGAAGTTCAAGGATAGCCGTCGCTATCCCGAGCGGGTGGCTGAAGCCACCAAGCAGACCGGCGAAAGTGAAGCCATGGTGGTAATGAGCGGACGCATCCTTGCGGTACCCGTGGTGCTGGCCTGTTTCGAATTTGAGTTCATGGGCGGATCGATGGGCTCGGTGGTGGGCGAGCGTTTTGCGCGTGGCGTGCAAGATGCCATCACCAACCGCACCCCCTTTATTTGCGTGGCAGCCTCGGGTGGCGCACGCATGCAGGAAAGCTTGCTGTCGCTGATGCAAATGGCCAAGACCAATGCCATGCTTACTCGCCTGTCGGCTGCCGGCTTGCCGTTTATCAGCATCCTGACCGATCCGACCATGGGTGGCGTATCAGCCAGCTTCGCCTTTATGGGCGACGTGGTGATTGCCGAACCCAGGGCCTTGATCGGCTTTGCGGGCCCTCGCGTCATCGAGCAAACCGTGCGCGAAAAGCTTCCGGAAGGCTTTCAGCGTTCGGAGTTCCTGCAAGAGAAAGGCGCCATCGATATGGTCATAGACCGCCGCGAAATGCGCGTCGAACTGGCCCATCTTTTGGCTTTGCTGACGCGCCAGCCCATGGACGTGGTGGCTGCTGCCGGCGCCGACCTGCCCGTCAAAGCTTAG
- the trpA gene encoding tryptophan synthase subunit alpha: protein MTVSNPRLTAAFARCAGRTALIPYITSGDPSVAATPKLMHELVKAGADVIELGVPFSDPMADGPVIQRAGDRAIARGVSLSVVLDMVAEFRRQNDTTPVVLMGYANPVERMGQRQFAERAGRAGVDGILVVDYTPEEIVDFAAQLGEQSIDPIFLLAPTSTEERIRKVAQVARGYVYYVSLKGVTGAGNIDTADVARRLAEIRRHVAVPVGVGFGIRDAASAKRLAECADAVVIGSKLIETMEEAVADAQQKGLDAAATDAAAIEAAASWLGGIRAALDEA from the coding sequence ATGACGGTTTCCAACCCGCGGCTTACCGCCGCTTTTGCCCGCTGCGCCGGTCGCACGGCGCTTATTCCTTACATTACTTCGGGTGACCCGTCCGTTGCCGCTACGCCCAAGTTGATGCACGAGCTGGTCAAGGCAGGCGCCGATGTCATCGAGCTGGGCGTACCGTTTTCCGACCCTATGGCGGACGGTCCGGTCATCCAGCGCGCCGGCGATCGGGCCATTGCGCGTGGCGTCAGCCTCAGTGTGGTGCTGGATATGGTTGCCGAATTCCGTCGACAGAACGACACGACACCCGTCGTTCTCATGGGATACGCCAATCCGGTGGAGCGTATGGGTCAGCGCCAGTTCGCCGAACGGGCCGGCAGGGCCGGCGTGGACGGCATCCTGGTCGTGGACTACACGCCCGAAGAAATCGTCGATTTCGCAGCTCAGTTGGGCGAACAATCCATCGATCCCATTTTCTTGTTGGCTCCCACCTCCACTGAAGAGCGCATACGAAAAGTGGCCCAGGTGGCCCGAGGATATGTGTATTATGTTTCGCTCAAGGGCGTGACAGGTGCCGGCAACATCGATACCGCGGACGTAGCCCGACGCCTTGCCGAGATACGGCGCCATGTTGCGGTGCCGGTGGGTGTAGGCTTTGGCATACGCGACGCCGCCAGCGCGAAACGTTTGGCCGAATGTGCCGACGCCGTGGTTATTGGCAGCAAATTGATAGAAACCATGGAAGAGGCCGTGGCCGATGCGCAGCAAAAAGGCCTGGATGCCGCAGCGACGGACGCCGCCGCCATCGAGGCCGCCGCAAGCTGGCTGGGCGGTATCCGCGCCGCACTGGACGAGGCCTGA
- the trpB gene encoding tryptophan synthase subunit beta has product MIPYNMPDPQGHFGQYGGSFVAETLVHALDELKAAYEKYRADPDFLAEFHYELKHFVGRPSPVYHARRWSEKLGGAQIWFKREDLNHTGAHKINNCIGQILLARRMGKPRIIAETGAGQHGVATATVAARYGLECVVYMGSEDVRRQASNVYRMKLLGATVVPVNSGSRTLKDALNEAMRDWVTNVENTFYIIGTVAGPHPYPSLVRDFQSVIGKECKEQMPVDAGRQPDYIVASVGGGSNAMGIFHPYIDNENVRLVGVEAAGDGLETGRHAASLNVGAVGVLHGNRTYVMQDENGQVIETHSISAGLDYPGVGPEHAWLKDIGRAEYACITDQEALAAFHECCRTEGIMPALESSHAIAHAAKLAPTLAKDKIILVNLSGRGDKDMHTVADFSGISL; this is encoded by the coding sequence TTGATACCCTACAACATGCCCGACCCGCAGGGGCACTTCGGCCAATACGGCGGTTCCTTCGTTGCCGAAACCCTGGTACACGCCCTGGATGAACTGAAAGCCGCCTACGAAAAATACCGCGCTGATCCCGACTTCCTGGCTGAATTCCACTACGAGCTCAAGCACTTCGTGGGTCGGCCCAGTCCGGTCTATCATGCCCGGCGGTGGTCTGAAAAGTTGGGCGGCGCGCAAATCTGGTTCAAGCGCGAAGACCTCAACCATACGGGCGCGCACAAGATCAACAACTGCATAGGGCAGATTCTGCTGGCCCGCCGCATGGGCAAGCCCCGCATCATTGCCGAGACGGGCGCCGGCCAGCATGGCGTAGCCACGGCCACTGTTGCCGCGCGCTATGGGCTGGAATGCGTGGTCTACATGGGCAGCGAGGACGTCCGCCGTCAGGCATCCAATGTGTACCGCATGAAGCTGCTGGGCGCTACGGTCGTCCCGGTCAACTCCGGCTCGCGCACGCTTAAGGACGCCCTTAACGAGGCCATGCGCGATTGGGTCACCAACGTTGAAAACACCTTCTATATTATTGGAACGGTAGCCGGCCCTCACCCCTATCCCTCGCTGGTGCGCGACTTCCAATCGGTGATCGGCAAGGAATGCAAGGAGCAGATGCCCGTCGACGCGGGACGGCAGCCCGATTACATCGTGGCGTCGGTCGGTGGCGGCTCGAACGCCATGGGTATATTTCATCCCTATATCGACAACGAGAACGTGAGGCTGGTCGGGGTCGAGGCCGCAGGCGATGGTCTGGAAACGGGCCGGCATGCCGCCTCACTGAATGTCGGCGCAGTAGGGGTGCTTCATGGCAATCGCACTTATGTGATGCAGGACGAGAACGGCCAAGTCATCGAAACACATTCGATCTCCGCCGGCCTGGATTACCCGGGCGTGGGTCCCGAGCATGCCTGGCTTAAAGATATTGGCCGGGCCGAATACGCCTGCATTACCGATCAAGAGGCGCTGGCCGCCTTCCATGAGTGCTGCCGTACCGAAGGCATCATGCCCGCGCTCGAGTCGTCCCACGCGATTGCGCACGCCGCCAAGCTTGCCCCCACACTGGCCAAAGACAAGATCATTCTGGTCAATCTATCGGGACGGGGCGATAAGGATATGCACACCGTCGCGGACTTCAGCGGCATCAGTCTGTAA